A genome region from candidate division KSB1 bacterium includes the following:
- a CDS encoding GH92 family glycosyl hydrolase yields MKFSTVVFSALFFFTTLCAENLTQYVDPFLGVDGGGNVLPGPCLPFGMIRVGPDVKPPQRTTGYHSNQPIDGFTQNHVSGTGGGGRYGNFMMIPQTGEVRVSNYSSDKSDETAAAGYYSVHLKRWDVTAELTCSERTAFHRYSFPQNDQSHILLDLSRVIDRHRGRLDDGKCIDAFAEVVSDTEIRGYGVFIGGWGHAAPYKVFFHARFDRPFRDYEFWQDDEILPDAEHVRNDVCGFIGHFSTLRDSDIEVQISISYKHQKNATRFLNQTRNRSFEQQKQKADKIWNDWLQRVKVNGGTRDQRILFYTGFYRCLVMPTDITGDNPEWHSDKPAYWDYYCFWDTFRTLHPFLTLVAPDRQRDMVISLIDIYTHKGWLPDAWITGQFAFKQGGTNADVVIADALAKGLTGIDYETAYKGMTKNLKAHSDQPRKYGRHPEYLKYGYCPSHVMSGSSYTLEYAYNDFCVAQVAKALGNMQDYEKYIDMSMNCYNLFNNETKYFWARDTNNVWAPDFSPTHHGDPWWEGPYFYEGTPAHYATYVPHDVQGLINRHGGKARFVDFLDNLFEKGYYTHVNEPDIMTPFLYIYAGAPYRTAERTRFILQTEYEVSRTGLPGNDDSGCMSSWYLFAAMGFYPNAGQDIYFITSPLFEQTQIDLQNGERLTITAENLSDVNIYIQSATLNGKPWNKAWFQHKDIIDGAELVLRMGPEPSDWGQKYTPPSISKP; encoded by the coding sequence ATGAAATTCTCAACTGTAGTTTTTTCCGCCCTCTTTTTTTTTACTACTCTGTGTGCAGAAAATTTAACTCAATATGTTGATCCCTTTCTGGGTGTGGATGGCGGCGGCAACGTACTGCCGGGACCCTGCCTCCCCTTTGGGATGATCCGGGTAGGGCCGGATGTCAAACCGCCGCAACGCACAACCGGTTATCATTCCAATCAGCCCATTGACGGGTTCACCCAGAACCATGTCAGCGGCACCGGCGGCGGCGGACGTTACGGCAACTTTATGATGATTCCGCAAACCGGAGAGGTCCGGGTCAGCAATTACTCCTCGGATAAATCAGATGAAACGGCAGCGGCCGGCTATTACAGCGTTCATCTAAAGCGATGGGATGTGACCGCGGAACTCACCTGCAGTGAACGCACCGCATTTCACCGCTACTCTTTCCCCCAAAACGACCAGTCGCATATACTGCTTGATCTCTCTCGCGTCATTGATCGGCACCGCGGACGACTGGATGACGGCAAGTGCATTGATGCGTTTGCCGAGGTCGTGTCTGACACTGAAATCAGAGGATACGGAGTTTTTATCGGCGGCTGGGGACATGCAGCGCCTTACAAAGTATTCTTTCATGCACGCTTTGATCGTCCGTTCCGGGATTATGAGTTCTGGCAGGATGATGAGATTCTTCCGGATGCTGAGCATGTCCGCAATGACGTGTGCGGATTTATCGGCCATTTTTCCACACTCCGGGATTCGGACATAGAGGTTCAGATCAGTATTTCCTATAAACATCAAAAAAACGCCACACGCTTTCTGAATCAAACCCGAAACCGCAGCTTTGAGCAGCAAAAACAAAAGGCAGACAAGATATGGAATGACTGGCTGCAGCGCGTCAAGGTCAACGGCGGCACGCGTGACCAGCGTATTCTGTTTTACACCGGATTTTACCGCTGTCTGGTCATGCCCACGGATATCACCGGCGACAATCCTGAATGGCACAGCGATAAACCCGCGTACTGGGATTATTACTGCTTCTGGGATACGTTCCGCACCCTGCACCCGTTTCTCACCCTGGTGGCGCCCGACCGCCAGCGGGATATGGTCATCAGTCTGATTGATATTTACACACACAAAGGCTGGCTGCCGGATGCCTGGATTACCGGACAGTTCGCATTCAAGCAGGGCGGCACCAATGCCGATGTGGTCATTGCCGACGCGCTGGCCAAAGGGCTGACCGGGATCGATTATGAAACCGCCTATAAAGGCATGACTAAAAATCTCAAAGCGCATTCAGACCAGCCGCGAAAATATGGACGGCATCCCGAATACTTGAAATACGGTTATTGCCCATCGCATGTCATGAGCGGCTCGTCCTATACCCTGGAATACGCCTATAATGATTTCTGCGTCGCTCAGGTTGCCAAAGCACTCGGAAACATGCAGGATTATGAAAAATATATCGACATGTCAATGAACTGTTACAATCTGTTCAATAACGAGACCAAATATTTCTGGGCCAGGGACACCAACAATGTATGGGCGCCGGATTTTTCGCCGACACATCACGGCGATCCCTGGTGGGAAGGTCCCTATTTTTACGAAGGCACGCCGGCACATTACGCCACATACGTGCCGCACGATGTTCAGGGCCTGATTAACCGCCACGGCGGTAAAGCCCGGTTTGTGGATTTTCTCGACAACCTGTTTGAAAAAGGCTATTACACACACGTAAACGAACCGGATATCATGACCCCGTTTTTGTACATCTATGCCGGCGCACCGTACCGCACTGCAGAACGCACCCGTTTTATCCTGCAGACCGAATATGAGGTCTCCAGAACCGGCCTGCCCGGTAACGATGATTCCGGCTGTATGTCCTCCTGGTATCTATTTGCGGCCATGGGCTTTTACCCCAATGCCGGACAGGATATTTATTTTATCACCTCTCCCCTGTTCGAGCAAACGCAAATTGATCTGCAGAACGGCGAGCGCCTGACCATCACAGCAGAAAATCTGTCCGATGTCAATATCTATATCCAGTCTGCAACCCTGAACGGAAAACCCTGGAACAAGGCGTGGTTTCAGCACAAAGATATTATAGACGGCGCTGAACTGGTATTGCGGATGGGGCCCGAACCCTCAGATTGGGGGCAAAAATACACACCCCCCTCTATTTCAAAACCATAG